A part of Primulina eburnea isolate SZY01 chromosome 10, ASM2296580v1, whole genome shotgun sequence genomic DNA contains:
- the LOC140802917 gene encoding uncharacterized protein, translated as MDMPSPQSTRDVQKLTGRIVALSRFISRSAHRSYPFFQVLRKAQKFGWDDKCEHAFQDLKKHLANLPILAKPEPGEKLWVYLSATEFAVSSVLIKEEGTDQKPIYYVSHALRGAEVKYSEMEKISLTLVMTARKLRPYFLSHPIVVLTNSPLGRIMTHAEVSGRMVKWTIELGEYDIEYRPRATIKAQALSDFLTEIIQPAEEEVWRVFVDGASNLSGCGVGVVLISPLEEKIKLALRIDSRVTNNEAEYEAVFAGLRAAREVGASRVIIYSDSQLATQHIKGAYEVKNKKMLKHLKLITAQASSLTDWSIEQIPREENTEADVLAKLAASLIEINTRDVLCFTQLVSSIEAETPPVQKNSWMTPIVEYIRDEKLPEDRAQAIKIKKQVPRFALLNNVLYRRSFQGTLLKCLSEEETEYVLREIHEG; from the coding sequence ATGGATATGCCTTCTCCTCAATCCACTCGAGATGTTCAGAAATTGACTGGGAGAATTGTTGCCCTGTCACGCTTCATTTCCCGATCAGCCCATCGGAGTTATCCATTCTTCCAGGTCCTAAGGAAAGCGCAGAAATTTGGCTGGGATGACAAATGTGAACATGCTTTTCAGGATCTGAAGAAACACCTGGCCAATTTACCCATTCTGGCCAAGCCCGAGCCCGGGGAGAAATTATGGGTCTACCTCTCCGCTACTGAATTTGCTGTTAGTTCCGTACTCATCAAAGAAGAAGGGACCGATCAGAAGCCTATATATTATGTTAGTCACGCCCTTCGAGGAGCAGAGGTGAAATACAGTGAAATGGAAAAGATATCATTAACTCTGGTAATGACCGCTCGGAAGTTGAGGCCGTATTTTCTTTCGCATCCCATTGTGGTCCTCACCAATTCTCCCCTCGGGAGAATCATGACTCACGCTGAAGTCTCTGGGAGAATGGTCAAGTGGACCATAGAGCTCGGGGAGTATGATATTGAATATAGGCCCCGAGCTACAATAAAAGCGCAGGCATTATCAGATTTCTTAACAGAGATTATTCAACCGGCTGAGGAAGAGGTATGGAGGGTATTTGTCGACGGCGCCTCAAACCTATCGGGGTGTGGAGTGGGGGTTGTCTTGATCTCCCCACTAGAAGAAAAAATCAAACTGGCTCTGAGGATTGACTCTAGGGTCACAAATAATGAAGCAGAATACGAAGCCGTTTTTGCAGGGTTACGTGCTGCTCGAGAAGTTGGGGCTTCACGAGTCATTATCTATTCTGACTCTCAGCTGGCCACCCAACATATTAAAGGAGCATACGaggtcaaaaacaaaaaaatgctCAAGCATTTAAAGCTTATCACTGCTCAAGCTTCGTCCTTGACAGATTGGAGTATCGAACAAATTCCTCGAGAAGAAAATACAGAGGCCGATGTACTAGCCAAACTGGCTGCTTCCCTAATAGAAATAAATACCCGAGACGTTCTCTGTTTTACCCAGCTAGTATCATCCATTGAAGCAGAAACACCCCCGGTCCAGAAAAACTCATGGATGACTCCTATTGTGGAATACATAAGGGATGAGAAGCTTCCAGAAGATCGAGCCCAGGCTATAAAGATTAAAAAACAGGTGCCCAGATTCGCCCTTTTGAACAATGTTTTATACAGACGATCCTTTCAGGGCACATTACTTAAATGCCTATCAGAAGAAGAAACAGAGTACGTTCTTCGAGAAATACATGAGGGATGA